Below is a genomic region from Mesorhizobium sp. NZP2298.
AGAGGGCGGCCTGCCGCCGCTTGCCTGGTACGATGTGCTGCATGAGCTCGCCGAGGCGGGCGAGGGGGGCTTGCGGCCGTTTCAATTGATCGAGCGCACCCTGTTCGCGCAGTACAACATCTCGCGGCTGCTGGCGCGGCTTGAGGCCGACGGATTGGTCGAGAAGCTGCCGGTGGCCGATGACGGCCGAGGCCAGACCATACGCATCACGGCCAAGGGGCGCGAGACGCGCCGCCGGATGTGGGCCATTTACGGGCGGTCGATCGCCGAACTGGTTGGCGCCAGGCTTTCACCGGACGAGCTGAACATGGTGTCGGCACTGCTTGGCCGGCTGCGCCATCCGCCTGCCGGCGATTGAGCATAGGCGCTGCGCGCGTCGCGCGGATAGTTGCGGATATTTTTCGTCATGTCCCCTTGCGCCGAGCATCGGATTGCGCAATATGCCGAACCGTAACGTACGGTACGGCTTCTGGGTGACGCCAAGGCCTCTGCCTTTGAACGGGAACAAAGCGTGTTGCTGGCAAACGCCGACATCGACAACAGCCAGGCGCTGACGGAGCGCCAGAAAGCCGTTCTGGATGCGGCATTGCGGCTGTTGGTCGAGGAGGGCGACCATCTGACCATGACCGCCGTGGCGCGGCGGGCCAGTTGTTCCAAGGAAACGCTCTACAAGTGGTTTGGCGACCGTGACGGGTTGCTGACGGCGACGGTGCAGTGGCAGGCCTCAAAGGTGCGTGTGGCGCAGGTCGACGGCAAGGGGCTCGACCTTGCCTCCCTGACGGCAAGCCTCGAGCGCTTCGCCTCCGACTGGCTCAAGGTGATCTCCAGCGACACCTCGATCGCGCTCAACCGGGTGGCGGTCGGTCATGCCGGATCGGGCAAGGACAATCTCGGCGCCGTTGTGCTGGAAAACGGCCGTTTCGCGCTGGCGAGGCGGCTGAAGCCGGTGCTCGAGGCGGGACGCCAGGCCGGGCTGCTGGAGTTCACGGACGCCGAGACGGCGTTCCGCACTTTTTTCGGGCTGGTTGCCCGCGACGTGCAGATCCGTCTGCTGCTCGGCGACCGGCTGGAATTGACTGAGGCGACGATCGGCGGCGATTCCGTGCGCGCGACGCAGCAGTTTCTCGCTCTTTTCGGAGCAAAAACCCGGCCGCAAGGCCTCTGATCTTAGAAACGGGAAGGAAGTAAAAAATGCGCGTCTATTACGATCGTGATGCCGATCTCAACCTGATCAAGGGCAAGAAGGTCGCCATCATCGGCTATGGCAGCCAGGGCCGGGCGCATGCGCTCAACCTCAAGGATTCCGGCGCCAAGGAGATCGCCATCGGCCTCAAGGCGGGCTCGGCGACCGCCAAGAAGGTCGAGGCCGACGGGCTCAAGGTGATGAGCGTGGCCGACGCCGCCAAATGGGCCGACCTGATGATGATGGCGACGCCCGACGAGCTGCAGGCCGACATCTACAAGAACGAGATCGCGCCGAACATCCGCGATGGCGCGGCGATCGCCTTCGCGCATGGCCTCAACGTGCATTTCGGCCTGATCGAGCCGAAGTCGACCGTCGACGTCGTCATGATCGCGCCGAAGGGCCCGGGCCACACGGTGCGCGGCGAATACCAGAAGGGCGGCGGCGTGCCGTGCCTGGTCGCCGTCAACCAGGACGCTTCGGGCAATGCGCTCGACCTGGCGCTTTCCTACGCCTGCGGCGTCGGCGGCGGCCGTTCGGGCATCATCGAGACCAATTTCCGCGAGGAATGCGAGACCGATCTGTTCGGCGAGCAGGTCGTGCTGTGCGGCGGCCTGGTCGAACTGATCCGCGCCGGCTTCGAGACGCTGGTGGAAGCCGGCTACGCGCCGGAAATGGCCTATTTCGAGTGTCTGCACGAGGTCAAGCTGATCGTCGACCTGATCTATGAAGGCGGCATCGCCAACATGAACTACTCGATCTCGAACACCGCCGAGTGGGGCGAGTATGTCTCGGGCCCGCGCATCATCACCGCCGAGACCAAGGCCGAGATGAAGCGCGTGCTGAAGGACATCCAGACCGGCAAGTTCACGTCGGAATGGATGCAGGAATACCGTGCCGGCCTGTCGCGCTTCAAGGGCATCCGCCGCATGAATGACAGCCACCAGATCGAGGAAGTCGGCGCCAAGCTGCGCGCGATGATGCCGTGGATCTCGAAGAACAAGCTGGTCGACAAGGCAAAGAACTGAGCAGATCCACGTTTCTTGCCTTGCGCGTCCTCGGGCTTCGCCCTGCGGGAGCGCGGGGATATCGAGGGACAAGCTGGTCGACAAGGCCAAGAACTGGGCGAAGTCAGCTCTATCAAAAACAGAAACGGCGCCTCGTGGCGCCGTTTTTCATTTTCGCATCACGCTAAACTCAGCTGTAAGGCGAGTAGCACTGCTGGCGCGGGCCATTATAGGGCTGGAACGTGTTGTCCCAGGAGCGATACGACCGGTAGCGGTTGTAGCACCATTGCACATGGGCGTTGGAAAGCCGTCCGGCGCGATAATAACGGCGCGGCGGCGGTGCATAGTAATCGTAGTTGTTATACATGCTGCCAAGGCCGAGCCCCAAGCCAAGGCCAAGGACCGCAGCGGCGGCGCCGTCATCATAGTAGCCGCCGTGGTAGTGGCGGCGGCCATGGCGCCAGCGCCAGTTGTCGCCGCCGTTCCAGTTGCCGCCACCATTCCAGTGCCGGTTTCCGTTCCAATGGCCCGACCGGCGCAAGCGCCAGTCATTGTTGAAGCTACGGTTATTGTTGTTGCCGCCCGCCCAGCTGTCACGAACCGGCGTGACCGTCGGTGCCGCGGTGTTGGTGGGAACCGACAGGTCCGGCTGCAGGATCGGTCCGGCGGCCGACGGCGCCGTGATGCCTGAGACGATGCCGAGCGCTATCAGCCCGGACTTGATGGTGGAAGAAAAGAGCGAGTTCATTACACTCTCCAAGAGATACGGCCCCACGCCTGCCCTGGGAATGGGCCCAATGTGGATGTTTGCATCTGAACGGCGCATGAACGGAAAGGTTCCGTCAACCATGGCGCGAATGCCGGCAGGACCAACCGATCTCTGCTTGTGGTCCTGCGATCTTGTTTTCCGGCGCTCTTGCAGGCAAAGGTCTGGGCATGTCGCTGCGCCTTGCTACCTTCAATGTCGAGAACCTGATGAACAGGTTCGATTTTTCCGGCTATCGCAACCAGCTCAACGAGGATCGGACGCTGGCGCTGTTCGATATACAGAGCGAGGCCGAGTACAAGGTGCTGGAACAGGCCCGCGCCATCGCGCAGTCCGACGACACGCGCCAGCTCTCGGCGTTGGCGATCGCCGCTACCCGGGCCGACATCATCTGCATGCAGGAGGTCGACAACATCGAGGCGCTGAAGGCCTTCGAATATGGCTATTTGTTCAAGATGGTGGGGCAGGGCTACCGGCAGAAATACACCACGTCAGGCAATGATTCTCGCGGCATCGACGTCGCCGTGATGATGCGCAACGAGACCGCGCAGGGACAGCCGATCGAATTCGTGCGCATGACCAGCCATGCCTATGTCACCTACGAGCAGTTCGGGCTGCATACGCCGGAACTGGCGGCCCTCGGCAGCCAGGCCAATGAACGCATCTTCCGGCGCGACTGCCTGGAAGTCGACATCACCGTGGGCGGCCTGCCGCTGACGCTTTATCTCGTGCATTTCAAGTCGATGGGCCCGCCGCGCAACGGGCTCGACGGACGCGAGGCGACGATGCCGGTGCGCATCGCCGAGGCGCTAGCCGTGCGCCGGATCATCGAGGAGCGCTTTGGTAGGGACCATGCCGCCGACAAGCGCTGGGCGATCTGCGGCGACATGAACGACTACCGGCAGCGCGTCAAGATCGCCGGCGATGATGTCGACGGCTACCGTTTCGAGGTGGTCGACGAGAGCCAGTCCTGCATCAACCTGCTGACGGCTGGCGGCTTCTGCGAAAACGTCGTCGAGCGGCGGCCGGAAATGAACCGCTGGACCTTCTATCACACACGCGGGCCTGAAGAGCGGCATCTCTGCCAGCTCGACTACATACTACTCTCCAGGGGACTGGCGGCGAAGAATGCCACCGCCGTTCCCGACATCATCCGCAACGGCCAGCCCTGGCGCACGATCTTTCCGGCGGGCCAGGAGGTCGAGCGCTTTCCGCGCGCCGGCTGGGACCGGCCGAAAGCGTCCGACCATTGCCCGGTGGCGATCACGCTGGACATGGCTTGATAAGGGACTGAGGCTGGATTGGCATGAGTTTCGACCTGCCGCGCAATGTCATCCTGACGGTCGATGCCGTCGACGTCCGGCTCGACCCCGGCCCGCATCCTTTCGCCAGGGATAATGCGGCGGCGATCGCCGAGAACTGGCAGCGCGAGATAGCAGCCAATCCCGCGCTGTTCGACGGCACCGTGGTGCTGCTGTCGCAACTTGCCTGGCGCGACAACCGCCTCGTCGGCCGCTGCCATGCGGTCAACTACTCCACCTTCATGCTCTGGCGGAAGCGGCCAGAGAATTCCGGCGCCGAGCACGCCTATGCTCATGCCGTGCTGGTGGCGGGCGACAATGCGCTGGTGGCGATCCGCATGGGACCGCAGACGGTCAATGCCGGCCGCGTCTATTTCGCCGCCGGCTCGTTCGAACCTGTGGATTTCCGCGACGGGATGGTCGATGTCGATTTCAACATGATCCGCGAGGTGCGCGAAGAGACCGGTATCGACCTGACGGATGCCAGGCGCGGCGTGCGCTGGCACGCTTTGTCGACGGCAAGCGGCACGGTGATCTTCCGCCGCTATCATGTCGATGAGCCGGCCGATGAGGTCGCGCGCCGAATTTCTGCCTTCGTTGCCGCCGAAACCGATCCGGAGATCGAGGGGCCGGTGATCATCCGTCACGCCGCCGACCTGCCGGATGGGCTGTCGCCGCACATGAAGCCGCTGGTCGAGTGGCATTTCGCCTACAGCTAGATTGTCGTTTCCGCCCGCCGGCTTTTAAACTCCGCTCGGTTTTGACGAATCGGCGGGGGCCGCATGCTGTCAGTCTTTGAAATCGCCGCGCTGCTGTTGATGTTGTCGGCCCTGTTCGGCTGGCTGAACCTGCGTTTCCTCAAACTGCCGCATACGATCGGGCTTTTGATCATGGCGCTGGCGGCGTCACTGCTCTTGCTAGCCCTGGAGAAGGTCGCGCCGGGCCTCGGCATCACGGCGACGCTGCAGAATGTGATGCAAGAGATCGATTTTACCTCGGCGATCATGAACGGCATGTTGTCGCTGCTGCTGTTTGCCGGCGCCCTGCATGTCGATTTCGATCTGCTCAAAGGGCAGAAATGGGCGATCACCCTGATGGCCAGCATCGGCGTCGTCATCTCGACGGCGGTGGTCGGGGTAGCCTTGTGGTTCATGGCTGGCGGGCTTGGCTTCAACGTCCCCCTGCCATGGGCCCTGGTGTTCGGCGCGCTGATTTCGCCGACCGATCCGGTCGCCGTGCTCGGCCTGCTCAAATCCATCAACGTGCCGGAATCGATCAAGGCCAAGATCGCCGGCGAATCCTTGTTCAACGACGGCGTCGCGGTGGTGGCGTTCGGCGTGCTGCTGGCGGTGGCTGTCGCGACCACGGGCCAGCACCGGCCCGACCTTTGGGATATCGGCGAACTGCTGCTGCGTGATGGGCTGGGCGGCGCGCTGTTCGGGCTCCTGACCGGCTGGATCGCCTATCGCGCCATGCTGGCCGTTGACGATCACATCGTCGAGATCCTGATCTCGCTCGCCGTCTGCATCGGCACCTACACGCTCTGCAACCGGCTGCACATTTCGGGGCCGATCGCCGTGGTTGTCGCGGGGCTTTTGATTGGCAACCATGGCGCCGAGCATGCGATGAGCGAGACGGTGGAGGATTATCTCTTCGCCTTCTGGGAAGTGGTCGACGAGATGCTGAATTCCGTCCTGTTCCTGTTGCTCGGACTGGAAGTGCTGGTGCTGTCGTTCGATCCCTCGCATGGCTGGATCGTGCTGATCGCGATCCCGATCGTGCTGACCGGGCGCTTTGTCTCCGTCTGGATTCCGATCTCGCTGCTGGCGTTACGCCAGACCTTCTCGGCGGGATCCATTCCAGTGTTGACCTGGGGCGGTCTGCGCGGCGGCGTTTCAGTGGCGCTGGCGCTGTCCTTGCCGGACAGCGCGGCCAAACCGGTGCTGCTGACCGCGACCTACGCGGTGGTGATCTTCTCGATCATCGTGCAGGGACTGACGATGAAATGGGTGATCGGCAGGACGCCGGACCCGGCCAGCGTGTAGCTTGCCCGGTTTTTCACCGGCCTAGTCAGCGCGGCGTTGCCCGGCGGCGCGCAGGCAAGCGTCCAAGGATGGGAATAGCCGTTGAAGCTGCTGCCTATTCGTGCCGTAGCGCGTCGATCGGATCGAGCCTGGCGCCGCGCAGGGCCGGGAAGAAGCCGAACACCATGCCGATGAGCGCTGAAAAGCCGACGGCGAGCAGGATGACCGCCGGGCTTGGCGCGAAGGGGATGGTCAGCGTCACGGAGGCAAGGCCGGCCAGGGCCAGGCCGATCAGGATGCCGATAATGCCGCCGAGCAGCGACAGCACCGTCGCCTCGACCAGGAACTGGATAAGGATGTGCTTTTCATGCGCGCCGATGGCGAGCCTGATGCCGATCTCGCGGGTGCGCTCGGTGACCGAGACCAGCATGATGTTCATGATGCCGATGCCGCCGACCAGAAGGCTGACGCCGGCGACCGCGCCGAGCATGCCGGCCATGGTGGTGGTGGCGCTGGCCATGGCGTCGGCGATCTGGGTCATGTCGCGGATGGCGAAATCGCTCTCGCGGTCGGGGGGCATGCGGCGCGCGTCGCGCAAGATGTCCTCGACTCGCGGCTGCAATTCGCTGGTCGGCGTGCGGTCGTCGGCGGCGATGTAGATGTTGTCGATGTCGCGGTTGCCAGCGATGCGGCGCTGATAGGCGTGCAGCGGCATCAGCACGACATTGTCCTGGTCCTGGCCGAAGCCGGTATAGCCCTTGGGTTCGAGCAGGCCGATGATCTTGCAGGAGGTACGGTTGACGCGGATGATCTCGCCCTCGGGGTCGCCGGCGCCAAAGAACTGCTGGCGCACCGTTTCGCCGATCAGGCACACGCCGGTGCCCGAGCGGGTTTCGGAATCGCTGAACGGGCGGCCGGACACCAGCTTCCAGTCGCGAGCGTCGAGATAGGCGCTGTCGGTGCCGGTCACGCCCGAGGTCAGGCTTTCGGTGCCGAAGATGACGCGCACCTGCTTCTGCGAGGCCGGCGAGATGGCGCGCGCGCCGGTCAGATGCGCGACCAGTGCGGCAATGTCCTTCTCGGCCAGTGGCCGCACCACCTGGTCGAGCCCGCCCGGGCCGCCGGGACCGGCTGGACGTCCGGCACGGACGACCAGCAGGTTGCTGCCGAGCTTGGAGATGTCGGCCTTGACCTTTTGCGTGGTGCCGGAGCCGATGGTGAGCATGGCGATGACGGCGGCGACACCGATGACGATGCCGAGCAGCGTCAGGAACGAGCGCAGCACATTGCGGCGGATCGAGCGCAGCGAGAGGCGAACGGTTTCCCAGATCATGGTCAGGCCACCTCGACATTCATGGTGTCCGAGGCGACGTGGCCGTCGAGGAAGCGGATGGTGCGCTCGGCATATTCGGCGACGTCGGCCTCATGCGTGACCATGGTGACGGTCAGGCCAAGCTCCTTGTTGAGCTTCGTCAGCAGTTCCATGATCTCATGCGTGCGGGCGGTGTCGAGGTTGCCGGTCGGTTCGTCGGCGACGAGCAGCGTCGGCCGGGTGACGATGGCGCGCGCGATGGCCACGCGCTGCTGCTGGCCGCCGGAAAGTTCCGCCGGCGTATGATGCTCGCGGCCGACCAGGCCGACCTGGGCGAGTGCTTGCATGGCCAGGTCGCGCCGCTCGCGGGCGGCCACGCCGCGATAGATCAACGGCAGTTCGACGTTTTCGGCGGCCGTGGTGCGCGCGAGCAGGTTGTAGCCCTGGAAGACGAAGCCGACATAGAGGTTGCGCAGCATGGCGCGGCGGTTGCGGTCGAGCCGGCCGGCGTCGACGCCCATGAAGGAGTAGGTTCCGGCCGTCGGCGTGTCGAGGCAGCCAATTATGTTCATCGCCGTTGATTTGCCGGAGCCGGACGGCCCCATGATGGCGACGAATTCGCCGCGCCTGATGGCAAGGTCGACGCCGGCCAGCGCATGGACCTTGGCTTCGCCCTGGCCATAGCTCTTCCAGACCTTGTCGAAGGTAATGAGCGTCGCGCCCGCGGCCACGGCCGTCAGCTCCGCGGCTGCGAGGCGGTGATGACTTGCGCGCCTTCGTCCAGGCCGGACGTGATCTCGGTCAGTTCGCCATCGGTCGAGCCGATCTTGACGTTGACCGGACGCGGCCGGCCGTTCTCCAGCACATAGAGCGTGCGCGAGCCATCGGTCGGGGTCGTCGCCTGACGCTGGCGGTTGCCGCCCGGACGACTCATGCGGCCGGTGAACAGGTCGCTGAAGCTCCAGCCACGCGCGGCCTGCTGCGCCGGGCGGTAGCGGAAGGCGGAGGAG
It encodes:
- a CDS encoding MarR family winged helix-turn-helix transcriptional regulator: MTEKAMPSPEAIKAWARLMRVSRQLVERAEDALKEGGLPPLAWYDVLHELAEAGEGGLRPFQLIERTLFAQYNISRLLARLEADGLVEKLPVADDGRGQTIRITAKGRETRRRMWAIYGRSIAELVGARLSPDELNMVSALLGRLRHPPAGD
- a CDS encoding TetR/AcrR family transcriptional regulator, translating into MLLANADIDNSQALTERQKAVLDAALRLLVEEGDHLTMTAVARRASCSKETLYKWFGDRDGLLTATVQWQASKVRVAQVDGKGLDLASLTASLERFASDWLKVISSDTSIALNRVAVGHAGSGKDNLGAVVLENGRFALARRLKPVLEAGRQAGLLEFTDAETAFRTFFGLVARDVQIRLLLGDRLELTEATIGGDSVRATQQFLALFGAKTRPQGL
- the ilvC gene encoding ketol-acid reductoisomerase, with the protein product MRVYYDRDADLNLIKGKKVAIIGYGSQGRAHALNLKDSGAKEIAIGLKAGSATAKKVEADGLKVMSVADAAKWADLMMMATPDELQADIYKNEIAPNIRDGAAIAFAHGLNVHFGLIEPKSTVDVVMIAPKGPGHTVRGEYQKGGGVPCLVAVNQDASGNALDLALSYACGVGGGRSGIIETNFREECETDLFGEQVVLCGGLVELIRAGFETLVEAGYAPEMAYFECLHEVKLIVDLIYEGGIANMNYSISNTAEWGEYVSGPRIITAETKAEMKRVLKDIQTGKFTSEWMQEYRAGLSRFKGIRRMNDSHQIEEVGAKLRAMMPWISKNKLVDKAKN
- a CDS encoding BA14K family protein, producing the protein MNSLFSSTIKSGLIALGIVSGITAPSAAGPILQPDLSVPTNTAAPTVTPVRDSWAGGNNNNRSFNNDWRLRRSGHWNGNRHWNGGGNWNGGDNWRWRHGRRHYHGGYYDDGAAAAVLGLGLGLGLGSMYNNYDYYAPPPRRYYRAGRLSNAHVQWCYNRYRSYRSWDNTFQPYNGPRQQCYSPYS
- a CDS encoding endonuclease/exonuclease/phosphatase family protein, giving the protein MSLRLATFNVENLMNRFDFSGYRNQLNEDRTLALFDIQSEAEYKVLEQARAIAQSDDTRQLSALAIAATRADIICMQEVDNIEALKAFEYGYLFKMVGQGYRQKYTTSGNDSRGIDVAVMMRNETAQGQPIEFVRMTSHAYVTYEQFGLHTPELAALGSQANERIFRRDCLEVDITVGGLPLTLYLVHFKSMGPPRNGLDGREATMPVRIAEALAVRRIIEERFGRDHAADKRWAICGDMNDYRQRVKIAGDDVDGYRFEVVDESQSCINLLTAGGFCENVVERRPEMNRWTFYHTRGPEERHLCQLDYILLSRGLAAKNATAVPDIIRNGQPWRTIFPAGQEVERFPRAGWDRPKASDHCPVAITLDMA
- a CDS encoding cation:proton antiporter, yielding MLSVFEIAALLLMLSALFGWLNLRFLKLPHTIGLLIMALAASLLLLALEKVAPGLGITATLQNVMQEIDFTSAIMNGMLSLLLFAGALHVDFDLLKGQKWAITLMASIGVVISTAVVGVALWFMAGGLGFNVPLPWALVFGALISPTDPVAVLGLLKSINVPESIKAKIAGESLFNDGVAVVAFGVLLAVAVATTGQHRPDLWDIGELLLRDGLGGALFGLLTGWIAYRAMLAVDDHIVEILISLAVCIGTYTLCNRLHISGPIAVVVAGLLIGNHGAEHAMSETVEDYLFAFWEVVDEMLNSVLFLLLGLEVLVLSFDPSHGWIVLIAIPIVLTGRFVSVWIPISLLALRQTFSAGSIPVLTWGGLRGGVSVALALSLPDSAAKPVLLTATYAVVIFSIIVQGLTMKWVIGRTPDPASV
- a CDS encoding ABC transporter permease — encoded protein: MIWETVRLSLRSIRRNVLRSFLTLLGIVIGVAAVIAMLTIGSGTTQKVKADISKLGSNLLVVRAGRPAGPGGPGGLDQVVRPLAEKDIAALVAHLTGARAISPASQKQVRVIFGTESLTSGVTGTDSAYLDARDWKLVSGRPFSDSETRSGTGVCLIGETVRQQFFGAGDPEGEIIRVNRTSCKIIGLLEPKGYTGFGQDQDNVVLMPLHAYQRRIAGNRDIDNIYIAADDRTPTSELQPRVEDILRDARRMPPDRESDFAIRDMTQIADAMASATTTMAGMLGAVAGVSLLVGGIGIMNIMLVSVTERTREIGIRLAIGAHEKHILIQFLVEATVLSLLGGIIGILIGLALAGLASVTLTIPFAPSPAVILLAVGFSALIGMVFGFFPALRGARLDPIDALRHE
- a CDS encoding ABC transporter ATP-binding protein gives rise to the protein MAAGATLITFDKVWKSYGQGEAKVHALAGVDLAIRRGEFVAIMGPSGSGKSTAMNIIGCLDTPTAGTYSFMGVDAGRLDRNRRAMLRNLYVGFVFQGYNLLARTTAAENVELPLIYRGVAARERRDLAMQALAQVGLVGREHHTPAELSGGQQQRVAIARAIVTRPTLLVADEPTGNLDTARTHEIMELLTKLNKELGLTVTMVTHEADVAEYAERTIRFLDGHVASDTMNVEVA